A genomic segment from Thiomicrorhabdus aquaedulcis encodes:
- the recF gene encoding DNA replication/repair protein RecF (All proteins in this family for which functions are known are DNA-binding proteins that assist the filamentation of RecA onto DNA for the initiation of recombination or recombinational repair.), with protein MTHITQLTVQQFRNCHQANLSLSPGLNLIVGDNAAGKTSLIEAIWVLATGRSFRTAKPQQLIEHTQTDCTVFAAVSSSFSTSSHHNPSKTHRLGLQKSALNTTLRVDGETTQSQAELARLLPVQLLTPESHRLLEEGPKARRQFMDWGCFHQHPEFAGVWRTYQRALKQRNHALKRRLPKAQIQLWDSAVVDNALAIDAIRQDYLAQLTPYLLTFCQALMPELTTTVQCQYRAGWSKGCDNLLGLFEQSFDADLRMGHTQFGAHRADIRFKFGAAEALDTLSRGQQKLFVCALLLAQASLHEKVVQEPIIMLIDDLPAELDATHRLKLLELLQILNIQHIITSTAQSLIPILNPDTTQIWSLHDGAIV; from the coding sequence ATGACTCACATTACCCAACTGACGGTGCAACAATTTCGCAACTGCCATCAAGCTAATTTAAGTTTAAGCCCCGGTTTAAATTTAATTGTGGGCGACAATGCTGCCGGAAAAACCTCGCTGATTGAAGCCATTTGGGTCTTGGCCACCGGGCGTTCGTTTAGAACGGCTAAACCTCAACAACTGATTGAGCACACGCAAACCGATTGCACGGTGTTTGCGGCGGTGAGTTCGAGTTTTAGTACGAGTTCTCATCACAACCCATCCAAAACACATCGCTTGGGATTGCAAAAAAGTGCGCTCAACACCACGTTGCGAGTGGACGGTGAAACCACGCAATCGCAAGCCGAACTGGCGCGCTTATTGCCCGTGCAACTACTCACCCCCGAAAGCCACCGTTTGTTAGAAGAAGGCCCTAAAGCGCGTCGCCAATTTATGGACTGGGGCTGTTTTCATCAACACCCCGAATTTGCGGGTGTATGGCGAACTTACCAACGGGCGTTAAAACAGCGTAATCACGCTTTAAAACGCCGCTTACCCAAAGCCCAAATTCAGCTTTGGGACAGTGCGGTGGTGGACAATGCCCTGGCGATTGACGCCATTCGTCAAGACTATTTGGCGCAACTTACCCCGTATTTACTGACCTTTTGCCAAGCCTTAATGCCCGAACTCACCACCACGGTGCAGTGCCAATACCGTGCCGGCTGGTCTAAAGGTTGCGACAATTTGCTTGGCTTGTTTGAGCAAAGTTTTGACGCCGACTTACGCATGGGACATACTCAATTTGGCGCGCACCGTGCCGACATTCGCTTTAAATTTGGTGCGGCTGAAGCCTTAGACACGCTGTCGCGCGGCCAACAAAAACTATTTGTGTGCGCCCTGCTACTGGCGCAAGCCAGTTTGCATGAAAAAGTAGTGCAAGAACCCATTATCATGCTCATCGACGACCTGCCCGCCGAACTAGACGCCACCCATCGCTTAAAACTGCTTGAACTGTTGCAAATTCTGAATATTCAACACATCATCACCAGCACCGCGCAGTCGCTGATTCCCATTCTTAACCCCGACACCACGCAAATTTGGTCGTTGCACGATGGCGCGATTGTTTGA
- a CDS encoding cation diffusion facilitator family transporter, with protein sequence MTKNRLIRIATYASVAIAVLLLLLKVYAWSQTGSASILASLLDSALDIAASVMIVIAVHIAQVPPDNEHRFGHGKAEPLAALAQSVFIAGSAGYLVLYALDRLYNPQAIQNPEIGLWVMLSSLVFTIGLVAFQRYVIAQTQSTAIKADSLHYVSDIMANLLVIAGLFLSHLKWLDPVLALVIAGWILYSAVSLAKESANQLLDRELPQAMRNQIQHIILSTPDVKGYNDLRTYQSGPNRFVQFDLELDDDLTLKQSHTIAERVTKSLKNAFGNLDVMIHQEPVSLKDHPSHHTWGEN encoded by the coding sequence ATGACCAAAAATCGCCTTATTCGCATTGCCACCTACGCCTCGGTGGCCATTGCGGTGCTGTTACTTTTGCTAAAAGTGTACGCTTGGTCGCAAACCGGTTCGGCCAGTATTTTGGCCTCACTGCTCGATTCAGCCCTCGACATTGCCGCCTCGGTGATGATTGTCATTGCCGTTCACATTGCCCAAGTTCCCCCCGACAACGAGCATCGTTTTGGTCATGGCAAAGCCGAACCTTTGGCCGCACTGGCGCAAAGTGTCTTTATTGCTGGCTCGGCGGGGTATTTGGTGCTCTACGCGCTCGACCGTCTGTATAACCCGCAAGCCATCCAAAACCCCGAAATTGGTTTGTGGGTTATGTTATCGTCTTTGGTGTTTACCATAGGCCTGGTGGCGTTTCAACGCTATGTCATTGCGCAAACCCAATCTACCGCTATTAAAGCCGACTCGTTGCATTATGTATCGGACATTATGGCCAATTTATTGGTTATTGCCGGGCTGTTTTTAAGCCACCTGAAATGGCTCGACCCCGTATTGGCCTTGGTCATTGCCGGCTGGATTTTATACAGTGCGGTGTCGCTGGCTAAAGAATCGGCCAATCAACTTCTGGATCGCGAACTGCCACAAGCCATGCGCAATCAAATTCAGCACATTATTTTAAGTACGCCCGATGTCAAAGGCTACAACGATTTGCGCACCTATCAATCGGGCCCTAATCGCTTTGTGCAATTTGATTTGGAGCTGGACGACGATTTAACCTTAAAACAGAGCCACACCATTGCCGAACGCGTCACCAAAAGCCTTAAAAACGCCTTTGGCAATTTGGACGTAATGATTCACCAAGAACCGGTCAGCTTAAAAGATCACCCATCGCACCACACATGGGGCGAAAACTAA
- a CDS encoding VWA domain-containing protein, giving the protein MFAIEFLRPWWFLGALPVAWILWQAWQAHRQQGAWHKVIAPPFRTLLLGNNQTNGLDGFGHIALMGLGGLWLLMLVALAGPTLKTVEIPAEKSQQGTVILLDLSLSMLADDVSPNRLTRVKFKLTDLLTLYPEQPTGLVVYAGSTHTLAPISEDNQTLLGLLPALDPTIMPSYGSDPLNGFKHAKALLNGAHVQQGHIIWITDDLEPEQIAPLSDWLNRQSFRVSVLAVGTDKGGAVNIPNFGLLKDAQNNVVLPPLAWTQLEQLAQNTQAKLTPLTLNDRDIQTLRPAHRAGTKPTDAAKDLDNKTVQHPLDEGSALLFLLIPLAALIYRRGWIFSLGLSLFLPIFGGLSLSALPNTAFAQTELPSFTEVFKSADQQAYQAWQKQNFEAAQAQFEHPQWRASSLYRLGQFEQAAKLFAQDSTAQGWFNQGNALAKAGQLDPAITAYQTSLSLQPNFKEAADNLALVEQLLKTQSQEQAADKPAPTPPSTAPEQKSEPTSEPTSKPTSEQQPEPKSNDAKDTDEKTVTKTMTQTQKIVRIKTMAMIRAKTQTRVMTTP; this is encoded by the coding sequence ATGTTTGCCATCGAATTTTTACGTCCATGGTGGTTTTTAGGCGCTCTGCCGGTGGCCTGGATACTTTGGCAGGCCTGGCAAGCTCATCGCCAACAAGGCGCATGGCATAAAGTCATTGCCCCACCGTTTAGAACGCTGTTATTGGGTAACAACCAAACCAACGGATTGGACGGTTTTGGCCACATAGCGCTTATGGGTTTGGGGGGGCTTTGGTTGTTAATGTTAGTGGCACTGGCCGGACCTACCTTAAAAACCGTTGAAATTCCGGCCGAAAAATCCCAACAAGGCACCGTGATTTTGCTGGATTTATCGCTGTCCATGCTGGCCGACGATGTGTCGCCCAATCGTTTAACACGTGTAAAATTTAAGCTCACCGACCTGCTCACGCTGTACCCAGAACAACCCACTGGCTTGGTGGTATACGCCGGCTCAACTCACACGCTTGCGCCCATCTCTGAAGACAATCAAACGCTGTTAGGCTTACTGCCCGCTCTGGATCCCACCATTATGCCCAGTTACGGCTCTGACCCGCTTAACGGATTTAAACACGCCAAAGCACTGTTAAACGGTGCACACGTTCAACAAGGGCATATTATTTGGATTACCGACGATTTAGAACCCGAACAAATCGCCCCCCTAAGCGATTGGCTTAATCGCCAATCTTTTAGAGTCAGTGTCTTGGCCGTGGGCACAGACAAGGGTGGCGCGGTAAATATTCCCAATTTTGGGCTGCTTAAAGACGCCCAAAACAACGTAGTATTGCCTCCGCTGGCGTGGACACAACTCGAACAACTGGCGCAAAATACCCAGGCCAAACTCACTCCACTTACGCTAAACGACCGCGACATACAAACCTTGCGCCCCGCACACCGTGCCGGTACAAAACCAACCGATGCCGCCAAAGACTTAGACAACAAAACCGTACAACATCCGCTTGACGAAGGCAGTGCGTTACTGTTTTTATTGATTCCTTTGGCCGCACTCATCTATCGCCGTGGCTGGATTTTTAGCCTAGGTCTAAGCCTGTTTTTGCCCATTTTTGGCGGTTTGAGTTTAAGCGCACTGCCCAATACCGCCTTTGCTCAAACCGAGTTACCTAGCTTTACCGAGGTGTTTAAATCGGCCGACCAACAAGCCTACCAGGCCTGGCAAAAACAAAATTTTGAAGCCGCCCAAGCGCAATTTGAACACCCACAATGGCGCGCCAGCAGTTTGTATCGCTTAGGCCAATTTGAGCAAGCCGCTAAATTATTTGCGCAAGATAGCACGGCGCAAGGTTGGTTTAATCAAGGCAATGCATTGGCCAAAGCGGGTCAATTAGACCCAGCCATAACCGCTTACCAAACCAGTTTAAGCCTGCAACCCAATTTTAAAGAGGCCGCCGACAATTTAGCCTTGGTTGAGCAGTTACTTAAAACACAATCTCAAGAACAAGCAGCAGACAAACCAGCGCCAACACCGCCCAGCACAGCACCTGAGCAAAAATCTGAGCCGACATCCGAACCGACATCAAAGCCAACGTCTGAACAGCAACCCGAGCCAAAAAGCAACGATGCTAAAGACACTGACGAAAAAACAGTGACAAAAACGATGACACAAACACAGAAAATAGTCAGAATAAAGACGATGGCGATGATAAGAGCAAAAACACAAACCAGGGTGATGACGACACCTTAG
- a CDS encoding VWA domain-containing protein has product MNSVTEVFSFISHVQNHWDSFEFLYPWMLAFLPLPWLIRSLLKPVPKKQHPLLAPHIVARLQAHLPQQTQLIQPQRHGKIALGFIILWLLLILAALRPIWFLTPTPFHISGKELMLAVDLSGSMQKADMYLGGDDVDRLTAVKSVVANFIEQRQGDRMGLIVFGTQAFLQSPLTYDLTTLNTLLAETQIGMAGNNTAIGDAIGLTLKHLRQKQNTQAVLILLTDGSNTAGTVEPIAAAQKAQTLGLKIYTIGVGRMTDRTGLDRFLGSKTDMDIATLEQIAQLTQGRFYHANDTQQLAQIYQEINQLESVEHQVNSYRLRTELYVWPLGAAFVLSLILAFGHLRHQKQQGS; this is encoded by the coding sequence ATGAACAGCGTAACCGAGGTGTTTAGCTTTATAAGCCACGTGCAAAACCATTGGGACAGTTTTGAGTTTTTATACCCTTGGATGCTGGCGTTTTTACCCTTGCCGTGGTTAATTCGCAGCCTGTTAAAACCCGTACCAAAAAAACAACACCCCCTATTGGCACCCCATATTGTGGCGCGTTTGCAGGCACATTTACCGCAACAAACTCAACTTATTCAACCGCAACGTCACGGTAAAATTGCGCTAGGATTTATTATTTTATGGCTTTTACTCATACTTGCCGCCTTGCGTCCTATTTGGTTTTTAACCCCCACGCCATTTCACATCAGCGGTAAAGAGCTTATGTTGGCGGTCGATTTATCGGGCTCCATGCAAAAAGCTGACATGTATTTGGGCGGGGACGACGTTGACCGACTCACCGCGGTAAAATCGGTAGTGGCTAATTTTATTGAGCAACGCCAAGGGGATAGAATGGGTTTAATTGTGTTTGGCACGCAAGCCTTTTTGCAAAGTCCACTTACTTACGATTTGACCACGCTCAACACCCTATTAGCCGAAACCCAAATTGGCATGGCCGGTAACAACACCGCCATTGGCGATGCTATTGGCTTAACCCTTAAACACCTGCGTCAAAAACAAAACACCCAAGCGGTGCTGATTTTACTCACCGACGGCTCCAATACCGCCGGCACGGTTGAACCCATTGCGGCGGCGCAAAAAGCCCAAACCCTAGGACTTAAAATTTACACCATTGGCGTAGGTCGCATGACTGACCGCACTGGACTGGATCGTTTTTTGGGCAGTAAAACCGACATGGACATTGCCACACTCGAACAGATTGCCCAACTCACTCAAGGGCGTTTTTATCACGCCAACGACACCCAACAACTGGCGCAAATTTATCAAGAAATTAATCAACTCGAATCGGTAGAACACCAAGTCAACAGCTACCGTCTTCGCACCGAACTCTATGTTTGGCCATTGGGTGCGGCGTTTGTGCTCAGCCTAATCTTAGCGTTTGGCCATCTTCGTCACCAAAAACAGCAAGGTTCTTAA
- a CDS encoding AAA family ATPase — MLDPAHPDFLVQRFQALQAHVNAHIIGQPHLTQRLLIALLSDGHLLVEGPPGLAKTKAIKVLAQSIEGQFHRIQFTPDLLPSDITGTDIYRPETGQFEFQKGPIFHNLILADEINRAPAKVQSALLEAMAEGQISVGKRTLSLDPLFMVMATQNPLEQEGTYALPEAQLDRFMLHVNIGYPNAQAEHQILELVENEARALSPDEFEPIAQESLFDARRAILNLHMAQAIKTYIVELVMATRQPQQYNDTLAKHIAYGVSPRATIALSRGARAHAWLNGRTYVNPDDVTAVIHDVFRHRLLLNFEAQSQGLSVDDVVNQILELVPVT; from the coding sequence ATGCTTGACCCCGCGCACCCAGATTTTTTAGTGCAACGATTTCAGGCCTTGCAAGCGCACGTTAATGCACACATTATTGGCCAGCCGCACTTAACACAACGATTGTTAATAGCGCTGTTATCCGACGGGCATTTATTGGTAGAAGGTCCACCAGGCCTGGCCAAGACCAAAGCCATTAAAGTCTTGGCACAATCCATCGAAGGCCAATTTCATCGCATTCAATTCACCCCCGATTTATTGCCCTCGGACATTACCGGTACAGACATTTATCGACCCGAAACGGGTCAATTTGAGTTTCAAAAGGGGCCAATTTTTCACAACCTTATTTTGGCCGATGAAATTAATCGCGCGCCCGCCAAAGTGCAATCGGCGCTGCTTGAGGCCATGGCCGAAGGTCAAATAAGTGTCGGCAAACGCACCTTGTCGTTAGACCCACTGTTTATGGTGATGGCCACGCAAAATCCATTAGAGCAAGAAGGGACGTATGCCTTGCCAGAAGCGCAATTAGACCGCTTTATGCTGCACGTTAACATTGGCTACCCTAACGCACAGGCCGAACACCAAATTTTAGAATTGGTTGAAAACGAAGCGCGCGCACTGAGCCCAGATGAGTTTGAGCCCATAGCCCAAGAGTCTTTGTTTGACGCACGTCGCGCCATTTTAAATTTGCACATGGCGCAAGCCATCAAAACCTATATTGTCGAATTGGTTATGGCCACCCGACAACCGCAACAATACAACGACACACTGGCCAAGCATATTGCCTACGGCGTAAGCCCACGCGCCACCATTGCTTTATCGCGTGGTGCGCGCGCTCACGCTTGGTTAAACGGCCGCACTTACGTTAACCCTGACGATGTAACCGCAGTGATTCACGATGTGTTTAGACACCGTTTATTGCTTAACTTTGAGGCGCAATCGCAAGGTTTAAGTGTGGACGATGTGGTTAATCAAATTTTAGAACTCGTGCCCGTTACATGA
- the cmoB gene encoding tRNA 5-methoxyuridine(34)/uridine 5-oxyacetic acid(34) synthase CmoB yields the protein MKHHYTSFWPHLNDPKLSEWQSQLPALIDAALLPDGNGNLPRWQAALDSLNQLPSHQPHALDQAWVSAGDPTTLTPQQHERLETALRALHPWRKGPFKLFDIEIDTEWHSDWKWDRVLPHLAPLQDQAVLDIGCGSGYHLWRMLGQGARLAIGVDPSLLFMSQFLALKQFIGQQQPAYFLPLTLEQLPVSPKGGFFDTVFSMGVLYHRRSPIDHIYELKAQLKPGGQLVLETLVIDEKQGQLLVPQDRYAQMRNVWFLPSVPELTRWLERCGFSNVRCVDLNQTSTAEQRSTDWMQWNSLESFLDPNDHNLTIEGHPAPLRAVMLCNVPVA from the coding sequence GTGAAACACCACTACACTTCTTTTTGGCCACACCTTAACGACCCCAAACTAAGCGAATGGCAGAGCCAATTACCGGCCTTAATAGACGCCGCACTGTTGCCCGATGGCAATGGCAATTTGCCGCGTTGGCAGGCGGCGTTGGACAGCTTAAATCAACTGCCGAGCCATCAGCCGCACGCCCTTGACCAGGCCTGGGTAAGTGCCGGTGACCCAACGACCTTAACGCCCCAACAACATGAACGACTCGAAACCGCATTGCGTGCATTGCACCCTTGGCGTAAGGGGCCGTTTAAGTTGTTTGATATTGAAATCGACACCGAATGGCACTCGGATTGGAAATGGGATCGTGTGCTGCCGCATTTAGCCCCCTTGCAAGACCAAGCGGTGCTCGACATTGGCTGTGGCAGCGGCTATCACCTCTGGCGCATGTTGGGACAAGGCGCTCGGTTGGCCATTGGCGTTGACCCAAGCTTGCTGTTTATGAGCCAATTTTTGGCGCTCAAACAGTTTATTGGCCAACAACAACCCGCGTACTTTTTGCCCTTAACCCTAGAGCAACTGCCGGTGTCGCCCAAAGGCGGTTTTTTTGATACCGTGTTTTCAATGGGCGTTTTGTATCATCGACGCTCGCCCATTGACCATATTTACGAGCTTAAAGCCCAACTTAAACCCGGTGGCCAATTGGTACTGGAAACCTTAGTCATTGACGAAAAACAGGGGCAATTATTAGTGCCCCAAGATCGCTATGCGCAAATGCGCAATGTCTGGTTTTTACCTTCGGTGCCCGAACTCACACGCTGGTTAGAGCGCTGTGGTTTTAGCAACGTGCGCTGTGTCGATTTAAACCAAACCAGCACTGCCGAGCAACGCAGCACCGATTGGATGCAATGGAATTCGTTAGAATCGTTTTTAGACCCAAACGACCACAACTTAACCATTGAAGGCCATCCTGCCCCCTTACGCGCGGTGATGTTGTGCAATGTGCCCGTCGCGTAA
- the dnaN gene encoding DNA polymerase III subunit beta: MKISLTRENLLKVLQTVGGVVEKRQTMPILGNLLFQVSNNTLTVTASDLEIETRAQAELESSDVAQFAITLPAMKLINIVRSLPDGLTIVMEFVDSRCNLSAGRSRFKLSTLPADDFPTLDLTQTELSFSLSQHQLKHLIAHSSFAMASQDVRFYLNGMLFDISGHSLRVVATDGHRLSTCATDLAIEGLTPTQAILPRKGVMELAKLIGDDDTLIEFSLAKNYLTVQFEDTVFTCKLVDGRFPDYRRVIPQHNDQFIQTDRELLRSLLQRASILSNDKFKGIRLILSQNLLAVDASNSEQDESHEDMAIDYNGPEMEIGFNVSYILDVLNSMQEDVVTLLLKDSNSSCLVEANSDTVTCQHVIMPMRL; the protein is encoded by the coding sequence ATGAAAATCAGTCTAACGCGTGAAAACCTTTTAAAAGTTCTGCAAACCGTCGGTGGCGTAGTCGAAAAACGCCAAACCATGCCCATTTTAGGCAACTTACTGTTTCAAGTATCCAACAACACGCTCACCGTTACCGCCTCGGATTTAGAAATTGAAACCCGCGCGCAAGCCGAGTTAGAGTCGTCCGATGTGGCCCAATTTGCCATTACCCTACCGGCCATGAAACTCATTAACATTGTGCGTTCTTTGCCCGACGGTTTAACCATTGTGATGGAGTTTGTAGACAGTCGTTGTAATCTGTCGGCTGGGCGTTCGCGCTTTAAATTGTCCACCTTACCGGCCGACGATTTTCCAACCCTAGATTTAACCCAAACCGAACTGTCGTTTTCGTTGTCGCAACATCAGCTTAAACACCTTATTGCCCATTCGAGCTTTGCCATGGCCAGTCAAGATGTGCGTTTTTATTTAAACGGCATGTTGTTTGACATCAGTGGTCATTCACTGCGCGTGGTCGCCACCGACGGTCACCGTTTATCAACGTGTGCGACCGATTTGGCCATCGAAGGCTTAACACCGACCCAAGCCATTTTGCCACGCAAAGGCGTTATGGAGCTGGCCAAACTGATTGGCGACGACGACACGCTGATTGAATTTTCACTGGCCAAGAACTATCTAACCGTTCAGTTTGAAGACACCGTATTTACCTGTAAATTAGTCGACGGACGTTTTCCCGATTACCGTCGGGTTATTCCGCAGCACAACGATCAATTTATTCAAACCGATCGCGAATTGTTACGCAGCTTATTGCAACGCGCCTCCATTTTATCCAACGATAAATTTAAGGGCATTCGCTTAATTTTAAGCCAAAACTTATTGGCGGTAGACGCGTCTAACAGCGAACAAGACGAATCGCACGAAGACATGGCCATTGATTACAACGGCCCCGAAATGGAAATTGGCTTTAACGTCAGTTACATTCTAGACGTGCTTAATTCCATGCAAGAAGACGTGGTGACCTTGCTGCTTAAAGATTCCAACAGCAGCTGTTTGGTAGAGGCCAACTCTGACACCGTTACCTGCCAACACGTCATTATGCCCATGCGTTTGTAG
- a CDS encoding DUF4381 domain-containing protein, whose product MSNPSPNPVLTPESLNVLSQLHDIVLPQAVGWWPLAFSWWVLIFSVASMLIGLIWFFTDRHKRNAYRREALGLLSNINNDSSLNAHQKISAINRLLKQVALTAYGRHAVAVLTDQAWCDFLHQNAHYIKAPATLLACLNLAYQPVVSPTESQAALIIWHDYAKQWILGHHQ is encoded by the coding sequence ATGTCAAATCCAAGCCCTAATCCTGTGCTCACGCCCGAATCGCTTAATGTCCTTAGCCAGTTGCACGACATTGTGTTGCCACAGGCCGTGGGTTGGTGGCCATTGGCGTTTAGCTGGTGGGTGCTTATTTTTAGCGTGGCTTCAATGCTTATTGGCCTAATTTGGTTTTTTACCGATCGCCACAAACGTAATGCGTATCGACGTGAAGCACTGGGCTTATTAAGCAACATTAATAACGATTCGAGCTTAAACGCACATCAAAAAATCTCGGCCATTAATCGTCTGCTTAAACAAGTGGCTCTCACAGCCTATGGGCGTCACGCCGTGGCCGTATTAACCGACCAGGCCTGGTGTGATTTTTTGCATCAAAATGCCCATTACATTAAAGCGCCCGCCACCTTATTAGCGTGCCTTAACCTGGCCTATCAGCCTGTTGTATCCCCCACTGAAAGCCAAGCGGCCTTGATTATTTGGCACGACTACGCCAAACAGTGGATTTTAGGACACCACCAATGA
- a CDS encoding DUF58 domain-containing protein: MSTDNPQLLYSTLEPLMAWQFQVKTRKFVAHQALQAQQTGTHHALRKGRGMSFSEVRQYQPGDDIRHMDWRVTARTQKPHTKVFIEEHERPTLLVCEQSPALFFASQTRLKAVQALNICAILGWVALAQHDKVGSLSFNHLNQAWQAPKNSPTTLMHGLQNAIQLQSQLNAPAAVSSSLWQNALQKLTQMVKPGSKIFFVGDLLNLNTTSLTLLSQLRRHNELVAIHIVDPLEQSLPKLGWLSLQATPDADTAPMRLNSFKDSTRTDYADSYVRAWQEAQAHCITLGIPLIQIANTDHPLHALLAHKVIQ; this comes from the coding sequence ATGAGCACAGACAACCCCCAACTACTTTACAGCACGCTTGAACCTTTAATGGCATGGCAATTTCAGGTTAAAACGCGAAAATTTGTGGCGCATCAAGCCTTGCAAGCGCAACAAACCGGAACCCATCACGCCTTGCGTAAAGGCCGAGGCATGAGTTTTAGTGAAGTACGTCAATACCAACCAGGCGACGACATTCGCCATATGGATTGGCGGGTTACTGCGCGCACCCAAAAACCGCATACCAAAGTATTTATTGAAGAACACGAACGCCCCACTTTGTTGGTGTGCGAACAATCCCCAGCGCTGTTTTTTGCCTCACAAACCCGCTTAAAAGCCGTGCAGGCGCTTAACATTTGCGCCATTTTAGGATGGGTCGCTTTGGCGCAGCACGATAAAGTAGGCAGTTTAAGCTTTAATCATCTTAACCAGGCCTGGCAAGCCCCCAAAAACTCACCAACGACATTAATGCACGGTTTACAAAACGCCATTCAGCTGCAAAGCCAACTCAACGCTCCGGCGGCCGTGTCGAGTTCTCTTTGGCAAAACGCACTGCAAAAATTAACGCAAATGGTTAAACCCGGCAGCAAAATTTTTTTTGTGGGCGACTTGCTTAACCTAAATACGACCAGCCTTACACTGTTAAGCCAATTACGAAGACATAACGAACTGGTGGCCATTCACATTGTTGACCCATTAGAACAATCCCTGCCCAAGCTGGGCTGGTTAAGCTTACAAGCAACACCCGATGCAGATACCGCGCCCATGCGTCTTAACAGTTTTAAAGACAGCACACGCACCGATTACGCCGACAGCTATGTGCGCGCTTGGCAAGAGGCTCAAGCACACTGTATTACGTTGGGTATTCCGCTTATACAAATTGCCAACACTGACCATCCATTGCACGCCTTGCTTGCACACAAAGTGATTCAATAA